Proteins encoded by one window of Salvia splendens isolate huo1 chromosome 5, SspV2, whole genome shotgun sequence:
- the LOC121804113 gene encoding basic salivary proline-rich protein 4-like, which yields MEKKLLEAVEKSRAPSPSAPKEKPYVQPPPEEHHYYYCEFPPEAEPQAQMNAVGHWNPNGNWIQGKRRDAPCRDHPNFRWSDQNQSQPPQPSTQQIQPSEGQPNWPARNQERPHNGGNMMQGGQANWSSGGQPNWSGRQQEGNWGYRHQGPQSSNQGRQPNNQVVSYVPPHQRGNQQYSQGNQQHNQLPY from the coding sequence atggagaagaagctgctagaGGCAGTAGAGAAGTCCAGAGCGCCTTCACCATCTGCACCTAAGGAGAAGCCATATGTGCAACCACCCCCGGAGGAGCACCATTACTATTATTGCGAGTTTCCTCCTGAAGCGGAACCGCAAGCACAGATGAATGCCGTCGGCCATTGGAACCCAAATGGTaactggatccagggaaagCGGAGGGATGCTCCGTGCAGAGATCATCCAAATTTCAGGTGGAGTGATCAGAACCAAAGCCAACCGCCTCAACCGTCCACGCAACAAATACAACCCTCAGAGGGGCAGCCCAATTGGCCAGCTCGAAATCAAGAGAGACCACATAATGGAGGAAACATGATGCAAGGAGGTCAAGCGaactggtccagtggaggacAGCCTAACTGGTCAGGCAGACAACAGGAAGGTAACTGGGGATACAGACACCAAGGCCCCCAGTCGAGCAACCAGGGGAGACAACCGAACAACCAGGTGGTGAGCTATGTCCCGCCACATCAAAGAGGCAACCAACAGTACTCCCAAGGGAATCAACAGCACAATCAGCTACCGTACTAG